Sequence from the Mytilus galloprovincialis chromosome 13, xbMytGall1.hap1.1, whole genome shotgun sequence genome:
GATTTTAATCTTAATTCTTTTATCCTAATTTGATTTAGTATAAAGCTTTGGAACAACAGTTGATTGAAATTAAGTAAACAAACAAGACTGTTAAAATAAGTTATATATTCTTACCAAAAGGTTTGTAGGTCAAGttgaaaagattaaaaaatgctCACAAATCAAACTTTTCGTAGAACTTCATAACTTTTTAGAAGGTTATACAATTATGAATATTTATACCATAGGGAAAAGCTAACTCTGCAGATTTTAGGTTACATGAACACTTAACATGGATTTCATTCCAAAATGATAGTCAATCgtttaaattaatgaaaaggAATACAGAAAAAGAAGTTTTGAGAAAGGTTGCATACCAAGTTAGACTTGCTGTCCTAcattaatgttaaactctattgattttattgtactttttcatatttttcttttaacaacaTTTCACTGAGCTTGCATCTTCATAATTTACCAAATATGGATAAATTGAATTTAGCTGTAATAACCTTGTTTCATGTAGTGTAGTTTAAAGGAATGACCGATCACACAGAATTAATAGTCAATATCCTGTTCTTTGGTCTTTATTATCAACAGCTTTCAATAATTTTATCTTCATAttaatttaaatgtttgtttgtgtCCTTCCTTTCACAAACTTTTCCATTGTTAGTCAAAAGAAAGTTGTTTATATTCAAGATTTTATGATGACTCATATTATACATATTTAAATGATGCAGCAATATTTACCTGTTATACaggtgaaaaattatataatttgaacCCTTCGATTATTTTGTCGTGGGTGGTGTCAAGAAGGCCACAATAAGCCCATCTAAAACAAGTTTTTGATTTCATACAGCCGGAACTTATACCTCTAAAACGTTTACTccacatttttttagtttaatgtCTTGATTTCTGTGTATGTTTCATTCAAAAGGTCATGAATAGTAGTAACATCACTAATCTGAATAAAGACAGATAATCTAAAAGCAAAACCTGTGTACACATCTATGAAAAATTGTCTTAGAAGAAAATACTCCAGCATTTTTTAACTTAACAAGTACCTATCATAATCAGTAGTTGTACCTAAATTCTACTGCAAAACACAAAATATTGATCTAATAAAAAGTCATAACAATAGCCAGATTTCCCTTATaaatgtttttgtattgctatcaATTATTCATTTTGCGTCCTCTTTCATGTTTTAACTCATGTGAcgatattattatatttttcagggTCTTACAAAACGACAGCATGATCAACAAGAGGCCATATGGGAACTCCTACAGactgaaattaattatattagaACACTCAGGGTTATAACAGATGTAAGTTGTTTGTTAATTCAGAATGTATGATTGTAAAATGTCATGAATTTTTAAACTGGCTAGTACCAACACTTATATACtcaaaaattaaagtatacaggTATCTAAACTTCTACTCTAGTCAAGCTAGAAGTAGAAAGAAAACTGGATTGGTAATATTCATGgtttaccaattttcgtgggtaaaGGTGAACCCCAAATTTTAATGTTCCACAAATTACAAATTTGCTATACAGGCTTGTATGTCTATTAGGCATGAAAAAGTAAATACGATATTTTCtcaatttatgaaaattggttaccatgaaaataaattattccATAGTATGCTATAATCAAGAACTGTAACACACCAGTACAGTGGTACAAAAATGTTTTGGGGTCATTAGTAAACATATCCATAAGTTGGTTTTAAAGAATTTAAACTGTGCGTCTTATCATCTAATGATCTCTAATGCTAAACAGAGGGAAACAAGAACAAGGTATGTGAACAGACAAACAGGCACATGAGATGATAATTTTAtgcagaataaaaaataaaaatagcttCATGTTCCTTTTTTACcaacaaaacataaaatgtatTATGAGCTTACAATAACATAACATATATCTGATTTCTATAGACAATATGagctttaaatattttgtttttcctttCAGCTATTTTTATGTGTGATATTAAATTTACAAAGTGAAGGACTTCTGTCGGAGGTAAGAACCGTAACTGTAAACATCTTGTAATTTAATGTGTCATTTTAATTTGTTAGGGAGTTTACATTGTAAAACATCAGAATATTTGACAACCATTTTGATAATGATTCCtgaaatatcttgtttttttttcaaatttctatcAAGAACGATCTTTAATAATCATCTATATTGGCCAAACAATTATTGGAGTAATGAATCTTATTTTAGTCTGACCCTCACttattaaaactttattttttagatTAAAACTGAGCAATTAAGCAATGTTGGTGAAATAGTTTGTGTAAACTGTGATTTCTGGGAGTCGACATTAGTCCCAGTGTTAGAGGAAGCTAGAGAGAGTCGCCTCCCCTTAAATCCATCTATAATGAGAGATGGTTTTAAAAAGGTATTGTATTTAAATTAATTGTTTCAATGTTTGAATAAATTGCACATGAGTTTTATGTTCTAAAGGTatgaaagagaggcgaaagataccaaaggaatattcaaactcataagttgaaataaactgaccacacaccatggctaaaaaagacaaacagacaaagagaccaacaacagtacacaaaacttaacatagaaaactaaagactgagcaacaggaacccaaccaaaaactcaGGGTGTTCAGATCAGGTGCtactgaagggtaagcagatcctgctccacatgtaacatataatatattgttactgTGTAGTGGTGAAAATATTTGGAGGGAATAGAACATTTCATTGGAACTCTGTTAGTGAACGTACAATTTTTTAAAAGCTGTTAGATGTGGAGAGGCTTTTTGATTCACAGTTAAAATGATTGGTGTTTTATATAAAACAGCTTTAAGAATTATGTGGAATGTATAATACTTGAAAAAAATTAACTATTATGTATTTGCATACTTATGTTTAATTATGATCAATTGATAATTGCTaattagaaaagattttttttcagtttccaGAAACATTTACACCTTATATAAAATACTGTGTAGAGCAGAAATCATCGACAGATTTTATTAAAGCTAGATATGctgaaaatgatttatttaaaactTATGTTGTGGTAAGTTGACACATATAGTGTTAAATAAGTTTACACTTAGTGTGTGAAATCAGTTTACACATAGTGCATGAAATCAGTTTACATGTAGTGCTTACCTCAacctaaaggttttctgtaaTTAGAGAAAACTTTATCCTGGTAAAATGCGTCCAGGCAGATATACCTTACTaatagaaaaagtccctagagtgtttaaattttcgtgTGTACCTGTGTTTCCAATAAGAATGCtacaagacttgaaactcaattgtcacaTATTTTACATCGCATATATATATGATCTGTATGGAATTAATCCAGATACACTTGTTCTGACCCCACCCACCTCCTCATGGGTATCTGAGAGAATTACATGTAAAGTATGTGTGTATGTAATATGCATCCAGCAGACAAAGGCTATATTCTGGTCCATGCCCATAACACAATTGGATGCAAGACCAGACCCTGAAGAGCTCATGGTTACTGAAGCCGAACAAAATCTTGTACTTTAACCGTTATGCACAGGCTGGACCAgataattataaaacatataagtTGAAATGAGACAAAATACTGGTTAATGGGCAAACTAACCacagttttattaatttctttcaTTATATAATAAACATGACAATGAACAATGAAAGAATCATAAAAAGTCAATTGTTTCGCAAATATCAATTCACTGATAAGTCTGTGGTACTCCATACAAGAAGCTGAAAGCCTAATGACAACTGTGGTTATCAACATGAAAATGgaaactaaggcagcaaccatttgattttctgggggggctatggttttttttggaaaaaaaaatttgtttccagtttttggagaaaaaaataatttgtctttgattctgagaaaaaaaatttgtttgtttcaccctcagctgccactatatgtaatgctaaaattgaaagaaaaaaattgtttttgacttgtcgcataaaaaatagattgtttttcgccataggcgaaaaaaaaagtttgcacagaaaaaaaaaccatagccccccccccagaaaatcaaatggttgctgcctaatctACTGatacacattaaaaaataaaagatttcactAAAATACAATATCATCAAAtaaacaaaatctacaaaaaggTGACACATACAATGACAACATATagtcatataaaaaaacaaaatcaacatacACACAAGTATTGCGAGGGCTGTGGTGGGTGGGAATAAAATAGAATTGTAACTGGAATATGAAAAGCAGCCTGCACACGCTTTGTGCAAATTCAAAAGTGATCAACAGCGCTTGTGATAAAACAAAGACCGTAATTAACAATCTGATTggataatttaaataaatcaagaacaatGATTGGCTAGCATCCTAGATACCAACCATACCAATTAGTAAAAGATTAGGGCTGCAGAAATTATGATTTCCAATCATGATTGGATAAAAGGAACTTCCTGGATACGGTAATTAACTAAGTAAGCAAATGCTATGTTCAAGTTCCCTCTGTATTAatactttatttaataaaaatataaagcacATTAATCCAGATACACTTGTTCTGGCCCCACCCACCTCCTCATTGGTATCTGAGACTTGGCAATTTAACTGCCAAATATTGTCCACTTGACagacctttggttcatgtcagatataaataatatattaatgctggtcgaaggcatcGTTAACCTAATCATCCTGATCTACAGATCACTGAAGGCCATCCTTTTACCAAAAAATtagtacacacgttgataattttgtattggacGAACTTTATttgaatgaaccctgctcttcaagtaAAAAGACACAGAATATCGTTCGTCATATCATGATTCAAAgctttcaacatcgatttcaaacaaatgctttgaaactctaaatgcaagtgttcatgtcaaacgttCAAGTGATGCCAAATGGACTAGACCTTATATGGTAAAAATAAAACttgaggattccggtaaaaaaaaattttgagctggaaataaatatagttttttggtaggaacgaaaaaatcaaaaaaaaaatcttgctggtaaatacaaataaaagtcggttggtaaagggcaaacaaacaatattttaatttaggcctaatAGATATAGTTTCATTTTGTAGTGGGCTGAGTCACAACCTCAATGTAAACGTCTCAAGTTAACAGATTTACTAGTCAAGCCGATGCAGAGGATCACTAAATACTCACTGTTATTACAAGCCATCCTCAGGAAAACAGAGGAGGATAAACAAAGAAGAGCACTCCTGGAAATGGtaaatgtatattattatagagatataagaagatgtggtatgagtgccaatgagacaactctttattcAAGTAaccatttgtaaaagtaaaccattatatggtAGGTAAAAGTATGGTCTTCAAGGtgtagccttggctcacattaAACAGCAAGCTGTGAAGGGCCCAaaacatgactagtgtaaaaccattcaaacaggaaaagcaacggtcttatctatataaaaaaaggagaaacaTTATTTTACTTATCTTTAGAAAAACAGAGATTGTGTTATACAGCTACTACTCAAAAGAAAAGTTATTTTTTACATTGGCCTGTCTGTTCCCTACAGTTATAGGTTCTTGATAACATCAAATTACTTATCTGAGTGAATGTACTGATTTCTTAcccaaatattacagtcattatATTCTGCTGAGCAACAATTTCTACTTCATTAGATAGATGAGATCGACTAGGGGAGGGAATGAATTATTTTGGTTAACTGATTTCTTCAAATTGAACTCATATGCTTTTTATTTGCATAGAATATGTTGTAATTTCCATAATATAACTACCCTCAGAactgtaacatttttttatttcagattgcCAGTGTGGATAAGTTTGTCTCAAGtgtaaatttaacattaaaacatcGACATGACCAAGAGAGATTGGCGTCCATTATTACAAAGATTGAATCTTACGATGCAGTTGAGGCTCCTAATGATGAATCACTTAAATATATACAGGAATACAATACGAACTTTGACCTTAGAGCTCCGATGCCAGGATGTAGTGCTTCACAAACACGTTCACTAATCATGCAATCAGTTTTAAAACTGAAGGATAATGCGTCAAGGGTAGGTGTTTGTAactaaaagttgaaattttggcATTCTGAAATTTTGTTGTCACTTGTAAATATATGTAGAGATATTTATATAAACCCTACACAATTCTAAATTAAGGTCATTGCCATTATttctttgtatttgatttcattttttttatggtgGCATGGCTTTGATTTTACTGTGAAATAACATAATTTGAACCCAAAAAGGATTTGTGATTCTACATAAGGCTTTCACCAACTGTTTCAACAATACTCTCTCCATACACACTACATCTTCCTCTTCCTCTTtgcaaaatttgataaaaaacttgaaagatttcatttacattttttcattaaaaatataccaaaaagaCAGTAACTTTAACTTAATTcaataatcatttcaaattgtgCATCAAAGTTTATAGACCTAGTTGGTATGATATTTgtacaacaaatatataaatttgacTAGGAGATAACAGTATTACATTGCAACCAaggtaataaatatattttaatgatcTATTTACAAGTAAATCAAATAAGAAGTCAATAAAATACAATCTTTTTATgtaataaattctgaatttttacTTCCCTGACGTCATACAACTAAAGCATTACgtgttgtttacaaagttactttaaaaaaaaaagtgagaaTGCATACAAAAAGatatagtttgattttaatttctgaCATAACTCATTGACATAATGAAAGTCAAGGTAATAAATAGGAAAAAAACTAATCCAAGGTTTTCATACAGGCCGTTGTAAATACTTTGTTAGGCCACTCATTGAATACTTTTCATCATTCAAAGTCTTCgattaattattttgtaaaaacaaatcacCAAACATATACCAGGCATATAATAGTGAACCCCAGACATGTGTTTCTCCTACAAATGACTTATCAGTAATGACCAAATCAAAAAAGCTCataggccaaataaaaaacaaagtaaaaaagtgtttaggataaaaaaaaatctgaaaatgcTTTGATATAATACAGCCAATGTTATCTTTCTAtaaggtagaaaatccttagtttttgaagaattaaaagttttgtaaagcagccatttaaaaaaaaaaaaaactgagatgattgaagtaaatatatattattttattttatttttcagatggaCGTAGAATGTTTACTTTTCACAGATTTATTATTGATATGTAAACCGAGTAAACGTATGgagaaatataaaattataaaacctCCAATGAGGGTGGATAGGCTTATAGTACATGAGCTTAAAGATAAAGGTAAGACTGATTTAATGTTAATATAATGATATATAGGCCAAGTAAACGTATGGAGAAATATAAGATTATAAAACCTCCAATGAGGGTGGATAGGCTTATAGTACATGAGCTTAAAGATAAAGGTAAGActaatttaatgttaaagtaaTGATACATAGGCCAAGTAAACGTATGGAgaaatatgaaattataaaacCTCCAATGAGGGTGGATAGGCTTATAGTACATGAGCTTAAAGATAAAGGTAAGActaatttaatgttaaagtaaTGATACATAGGCCAAGTAAACGTATGGagaaatataaaattatagtACATGAGCTTAAAGATAAAGGTAGGACTAATTTAATGGTGATCACGAAGAATAAATATATGCAATCGAATCCCGGCAAGGAATGATAAAAAAATTCTTCTGCAAATTTCAGATATGACATTTTTAgcctgatatttatatatataggcCAAACATATATATGGAGAaacataaaatttttaaaaccaaTGAGATGAATAAGACAACAAAATCAGTTTGTCATTTTATGcatcaatgaaatataacaattaCTTAAGTTGAAAtagcagaaaaaaatattctcttaTGAAAATTCCACTCAAAGAAGAACTCAGTTCTTACAGACCAGATGAAATTGAATTTTAAGCAATCACCAAATAAAAAGCTGAACAACAAGAAATACCACATGGATTTCcagaaaaatataatgttaaagGCATTTTTTGGatcttattatttgatttttgtttttcaggAAGTTTCCTGTTAATTTATCTGAATGAGTATCACATTCCTATATCAGCATTTACATTCCATGCAGATCAACGTGCTATAAATATCTGGATAGAACATATACGTAAAGCCCAGGATATATATCGTAATTTGTCCAGGGAATGTAAGAATTCAGAACCGTATTTTGTACCAGTAACCGTTGAAGAGGAAGTAATACATGTGACTCCATTACATCAACCGGACGATAATCCTCCCGATGTTGTTATTTCTCGGACAATTGCAAATGGTGATAATTATATTACGAACGGTGAACCAAGTCCTTCTGAACTTCTCTCACCCCATGCATTGTCAAAGTCAAGCTCAGACCAGGACATTAAGTCTCAACATTTTACCGACAGTGTGACAAAAGACGATAGGAAAAAGCATGGCAAAGTTCAAACTTCTTATTCAGTGCCAGCTTTTGTGGATAATTCTCCCGATGATGAACGATTAAAAATACCGTCATCAAATGTTTCTTCTGCAAATAGTGATTCATCATTACCAGATATTGTAGACGATAATCTCAAAGCCAAAATAAACCAAAGACGATCGTCAAGATCGGAAAAACGTTATCACACGGCAGATGCTATTCAGGATTTAAATAGAATTGACGATAAAGATAATAGTATTTATAAAAGACTTTCGTGGAATTTTGGAACTACAGATCAGAATGAAGAAAGACAAGGTGTTCTAAAACACAAAATACAAAGTTCGGATTCTCTAAGGAGTATACATAGTTCTAGTGGTGTTAGTTCAACAAATTCATTACATTTAAGTCCAGAGGGTGATATTTGTGAGGAATCGGACTACAACACAAGTGATATCGGTACTATTTATGAATCTCGGCATAGTGAAGATGATTATCATGATATATCTGAACATGATCGTACAAAGTCTAAATCCACAACAGATATTGCTATTCTATTTAAAGAATTGACTACTAGTGAGAGAAAAGATGGAATATCCTCGGTTGACTTGCCAACaatggataaaaataaatactCAAGTACACACTTGTTGAAAATGAAACGTCAGTTGTTACTTAGTGCTGATGTAGAAGCAAggtaaggtcaaggtcaacataaaCACAATATAAAATGAAACGTCAGTTGTTACTTAGTGCTGATGTAGAAGCAAGGTCATGGTCAACataaacacaatataaaaacACAGAGCTACATTAAAACACACTtttgattttgtatatttatctttaaCTTCAAGAAAGTTGAAATTTTTATGTCCTGCTTTTGATATTatggtgcattatgttttcttttctgtatttttgtcTAAGTCCCTGTGCTGTATTAGgttattttaatttaagataGCTTTCCATGAACTTTAGGTTACATCAACTCTTGATTATACTGTAATAATCTGTTTTACTTATTTAAGTTGTAAGAATAAAAAGTTTGCTGGTAAAATTCACTAACGACCTAACCAGAAAACACAAAACCAAAATAAGAGGTAACTGAAGTCTTGGTTAGTTGTGAAAAAAATGACAACTGCCAATATGAGACAACAACACAAATTCTGTAGGAAGAAAACTTAAACAAGGACACTTACTGGTGAGAATAGAAACTgtgaatgtgccaaagagacaataacctgaccaaacagcagaaaacagcacaaggtcaccaatgggtcttcagcacAGCTAGAAAATCCTGAAACCGGGGACAGGCTTCAGCTGGCCAGTTCAGATTTATGGTAAAATGAGACAaagaataaaacatgttttagaGGTTCACCATAtctaatgttattttatttttgtttcagtgAGGTATAGCATTTGAATGGAATATATCTGCAATAACTGGGATATTTGAACACTTGGCTCAATGATCAGATTGGTGACTGCACTGCAATATTTGGATCAACattgaaagggagataactcatcaTACTTCATGTGATTTTGTATTCATGTATTTTTCCTAATCTTTACCTTATGCAAATTTTGACCTTACAACTTTACATATTAACCAGTTTATTGAAGATTTGTGTCGTCTTTTAATTCATGTTTTGTTATTTGgttctattttattatcaatgtaaaattgttataaattcaACAACAGAGTTGAAATATAATTCATATCAGTAAATTCACAGTTTCAgtgaaattttgaataaatttttacAACTGCAAACACCAAAAGACTGTGATTGGTTTTGGATCCTAAAGAATGGATATTTGTATGATAGCATTAATCTAATGAGATTTACCcatattaatttaaataataaagatgCAATTACAATCAATTAAAAGTACATTCTTATATTATAGGATGTAGAATCCTGtgttagaataaaaaaaagtaatgacaATTGTGCTTAAAATCTGTCTTTAAAGATTCATTGTTTTTGGACTTTTTTTCTGTTGGAATAATTTGATCAGTGCTGTTAAAGATACTTTCCAGATTATTATGTATAAAAGTCTGATTAATGAGACAATTGTAAATTTTAACTTACCATTTGATTTATGGACCTGTTACGTTTACATATAATTTCTTACACATTttccaaatatttcattttgaaatgataagaatttttctaaattttagtaTCCGCTTATAAAAGACattcaaaatcaatttttatCCAGAAGAAAAATCTCCATTGTATTTCTAAAAGATCTGATTTTTGTATTTCGTGTATCTAACTTACATCATTTTGAAAGAAGTGCTATTGATGATAAATAATCATGACATTCCTAGAGTCTGTGATCTGAAAATACGTACTGTGAATTCGTTAATTTTCGTGGGTAACAATTTTCGTTGATTTAGGAAAAGCTacatgtttgtggatatttaatttcgtgcaTAGTGTGTATGTACAAACCTATTGGAGGGAAAGTtgtaatttattgaaaaattaattcCATGGTACATCTGTACCCACTAAATacacgaaaaattggtatccaacgaataataatgaatccacagtattcataTCTCAGGACAAAGTGCTAAAGAGAAAAGTTTTGTTCCGACATTTCCTACCTTTCTGATACAATTATATTGTGTTATAAGTTAACCTTGTTACAGATATAAAACATTGTCTCACTTAGATATGTGATAATCTATATTGTAATGGATATGTGTAGATTGTTTTTTTAAGGCTCACCTGGTTCATATTTTAAACTCACCTTGTTATTATATAAAGATCACATGGTTATTGTTTGAAGCTCACAATTATTGAATGagacaaaatctttaaaaatatatgtcaacATGGAAACATTTCCTTAACGAATCAGTTGCCGAATTTAAAACTGAAAGTATTTCATATTCAAATGAAAGGCTTGCTAGAGTTCCATAAATTCTCTTCACAGACTTTCAAACAGTATGTTGGGGAAGTGTTGAATAGACCAGCAAagaataaaatatcattattaaCACTTTTTATGATTagcaaaaattatttattaaatttgcaTGATTAGATAACAAagtatttaattgtaaaaattatGTCAGTCTCTTTCTGTTGAAATGGACGTATAACTCCTTCACATCAAAGGGACATAATTCATGCatatcaaagggaaataactcatgcAAATCATCATGACTCAAATGAGACATATTTGTGTATTCAGGTGAGCTTTTATCCAAGATtatgtatttttcatattgtttatTGTGATATGTAACAACATTCCTATTATGACCTATATCATGCAATATTGTTTGTAATGTCGACATATCTGTATGTATATACATCTGGTGtccttatttaatattttattatttaagtaCCCAATTAAACTACATTTTCACTTGCATGTGGCTGGCATAAACATATTGcaagatttttttcaatgttgCACAAGACCAACAATATTTTCTACTCATAGTTTCATTGttgacaaagggagataattcaattcaaaatatGAAATTCACATTGCACAATGGAGGTTTTCATTCAGTGCTACAACACAATTTGATATGC
This genomic interval carries:
- the LOC143056082 gene encoding pleckstrin homology domain-containing family G member 5-like isoform X7 yields the protein MTMFFSDPLVLWYKPDSPLTPDWDGPMQIVVQDYDDDVNNNYSEGGQSDDEKTGGMAVCQNRDCKDRKLGIRVCHHPDCTESNGNAPLLLCGDCDKSIHSRSELGNSSHLVLDAPKRKNNTANGALPRGKSTPNLNTENSDNENRETDSGNQGDQTDGMYNKRAEPYKFQTPAPTSSLEAKLKRKKVLKNKRRHTDGEQPIINDFEAFSDYSDESDQSLGLADDVSRYTKGNVKRVLRPKSEDLDAGSVSQRALRRQSKTVISDECFTLRFLDRDNDVEIMAAVKGISLRSAIQTSLERRGLNVNNVNIYVEASKTPLPLECESFLLGGNTLNIKEKESDGVFGKSSSSKQSGGSKTGSISKGSKSSMARRESFFGRSGSGMLEPPVPSKQRRNSLSFPFFTNSPKVANEDMKAQDDGSSVGSLRSRRGINLSIDDTCPIPQTLSQSVSPQGTLSGTYNEGKRIKERSKLTNLFSPSTSKDREKQDQLNELLNNYSTNGIPHMPEFLTLGRETQSEKEDLFEMEPHWSSIVENASGLTKRQHDQQEAIWELLQTEINYIRTLRVITDLFLCVILNLQSEGLLSEIKTEQLSNVGEIVCVNCDFWESTLVPVLEEARESRLPLNPSIMRDGFKKFPETFTPYIKYCVEQKSSTDFIKARYAENDLFKTYVVWAESQPQCKRLKLTDLLVKPMQRITKYSLLLQAILRKTEEDKQRRALLEMIASVDKFVSSVNLTLKHRHDQERLASIITKIESYDAVEAPNDESLKYIQEYNTNFDLRAPMPGCSASQTRSLIMQSVLKLKDNASRMDVECLLFTDLLLICKPSKRMEKYKIIKPPMRVDRLIVHELKDKGSFLLIYLNEYHIPISAFTFHADQRAINIWIEHIRKAQDIYRNLSRECKNSEPYFVPVTVEEEVIHVTPLHQPDDNPPDVVISRTIANGDNYITNGEPSPSELLSPHALSKSSSDQDIKSQHFTDSVTKDDRKKHGKVQTSYSVPAFVDNSPDDERLKIPSSNVSSANSDSSLPDIVDDNLKAKINQRRSSRSEKRYHTADAIQDLNRIDDKDNSIYKRLSWNFGTTDQNEERQGVLKHKIQSSDSLRSIHSSSGVSSTNSLHLSPEGDICEESDYNTSDIGTIYESRHSEDDYHDISEHDRTKSKSTTDIAILFKELTTSERKDGISSVDLPTMDKNKYSSTHLLKMKRQLLLSADVEASEV
- the LOC143056082 gene encoding pleckstrin homology domain-containing family G member 5-like isoform X9; this encodes MISFVDVSRWLNNHKKGGQSDDEKTGGMAVCQNRDCKDRKLGIRVCHHPDCTESNGNAPLLLCGDCDKSIHSRSELGNSSHLVLDAPKRKNNTANGALPRGKSTPNLNTENSDNENRETDSGNQGDQTDGMYNKRAEPYKFQTPAPTSSLEAKLKRKKVLKNKRRHTDGEQPIINDFEAFSDYSDESDQSLGLADDVSRYTKGNVKRVLRPKSEDLDAGSVSQRALRRQSKTVISDECFTLRFLDRDNDVEIMAAVKGISLRSAIQTSLERRGLNVNNVNIYVEASKTPLPLECESFLLGGNTLNIKEKESDGVFGKSSSSKQSGGSKTGSISKGSKSSMARRESFFGRSGSGMLEPPVPSKQRRNSLSFPFFTNSPKVANEDMKAQDDGSSVGSLRSRRGINLSIDDTCPIPQTLSQSVSPQGTLSGTYNEGKRIKERSKLTNLFSPSTSKDREKQDQLNELLNNYSTNGIPHMPEFLTLGRETQSEKEDLFEMEPHWSSIVENASGLTKRQHDQQEAIWELLQTEINYIRTLRVITDLFLCVILNLQSEGLLSEIKTEQLSNVGEIVCVNCDFWESTLVPVLEEARESRLPLNPSIMRDGFKKFPETFTPYIKYCVEQKSSTDFIKARYAENDLFKTYVVWAESQPQCKRLKLTDLLVKPMQRITKYSLLLQAILRKTEEDKQRRALLEMIASVDKFVSSVNLTLKHRHDQERLASIITKIESYDAVEAPNDESLKYIQEYNTNFDLRAPMPGCSASQTRSLIMQSVLKLKDNASRMDVECLLFTDLLLICKPSKRMEKYKIIKPPMRVDRLIVHELKDKGSFLLIYLNEYHIPISAFTFHADQRAINIWIEHIRKAQDIYRNLSRECKNSEPYFVPVTVEEEVIHVTPLHQPDDNPPDVVISRTIANGDNYITNGEPSPSELLSPHALSKSSSDQDIKSQHFTDSVTKDDRKKHGKVQTSYSVPAFVDNSPDDERLKIPSSNVSSANSDSSLPDIVDDNLKAKINQRRSSRSEKRYHTADAIQDLNRIDDKDNSIYKRLSWNFGTTDQNEERQGVLKHKIQSSDSLRSIHSSSGVSSTNSLHLSPEGDICEESDYNTSDIGTIYESRHSEDDYHDISEHDRTKSKSTTDIAILFKELTTSERKDGISSVDLPTMDKNKYSSTHLLKMKRQLLLSADVEASEV